A window of the Narcine bancroftii isolate sNarBan1 chromosome 4, sNarBan1.hap1, whole genome shotgun sequence genome harbors these coding sequences:
- the pheta1 gene encoding sesquipedalian-1 produces the protein MKLNERSVAYYATCDSPTDKTGYLHKKGERNTAYHRRWFVLKGNLFFYFEEKESKEPIGVIILEGCTVELCESSEEHAFAIKFENVKSRTYKMAAESPAEMEAWVKALSRASFDYMRIVVRELEKQLEEMQQNKVSGRKSQRKQLVRKHAIDPSSAPQVSNSCTVSYGIPVKENGYVPWNTTVDQMCETELNGKAHTVNDNNDIAKHFPEQVLERPPHTQRLPPPLPPRRRSATGGVTSGIGGLMLSHDNAAASTGTYSFSRLHEWYGRDVIQLQRQWQEHKIRNDGESQTDHII, from the coding sequence ATGAAGTTGAATGAAAGAAGTGTAGCGTACTATGCCACCTGTGATTCTCCAACCGATAAGACTGGATACTTGCACAAAAAGGGAGAACGAAACACTGCTTATCACAGACGTTGGTTTGTTTTGaagggtaatttgtttttttacttTGAAGAAAAGGAGAGCAAAGAGCCAATTGGAGTAATCATACTGGAAGGATGTACTGTGGAATTGTGTGAATCTTCAGAAGAGCATGCTTTTGCAATCAAATTTGAGAATGTTAAATCAAGGACCTATAAAATGGCTGCTGAGAGTCCAGCAGAAATGGAAgcctgggttaaagctttatccCGTGCAAGCTTTGACTATATGAGAATTGTTGTGAGGGAACTTGAAAAACAATTGGAAGAGATGCAGCAAAATAAAGTCAGTGGCCGTAAAAGCCAGAGAAAACAACTAGTGCGAAAACATGCAATCGATCCTTCTAGTGCACCACAAGTCTCAAATAGTTGCACTGTATCTTATGGGATTCCTGTTAAAGAAAATGGCTATGTTCCCTGGAATACAACAGTAGATCAGATGTGTGAAACTGAACTGAATGGCAAAGCTCATACTGTTAATGACAATAATGACATTGCGAAACATTTCCCCGAACAGGTGCTTGAAAGACCACCACATACCCAACGCTTGCCACCTCCTTTGCCGCCAAGGAGGAGATCAGCAACAGGAGGGGTAACATCTGGAATTGGTGGTCTGATGCTCTCTCATGATAATGCTGCAGCATCAACAGGCACTTACAGCTTTAGCAGATTACATGAATGGTATGGCAGGGATGTGATACAGCTGCAAAGACAATGGCAAGAGCACAAGATCAGAAATGATGGTGAATCACAAACCGATCACATAATCTGA